A section of the Echeneis naucrates chromosome 12, fEcheNa1.1, whole genome shotgun sequence genome encodes:
- the ssh1b gene encoding protein phosphatase Slingshot homolog 1 yields the protein MALVTLQRSPTPSAASSASTTNSSAGEDFGGDDDRKNNQSLSESFFMVKGAALFLQQGGSAQGPKTPTHHKHAGDLPQHLQVMFKILRSEDRIKLAVRLESGWSDRVRYMVVIYTNGHQDTEENIVLGMDFTDKDGKNCSIGMVLPLWSDTNIHLDGDGGFSVNTAGRSHVFKPVSVQAMWSALQVLHKACEVSRRFNYFPGGIALTWMAFYESCITSEQSCINEWNAMTDLETTRPDSPNMFVDQPTERERTECLIKAKLRNIMMFQDLENITSKEIRNELEQHMSCNLKEYKEFIDNEMLLILGQMDKATLIFDHVYLGSEWNASNLEELRDCGVGYILNVTREIDNFFPGMFSYHNVRVYDEDATDLLAHWNDTYNFIVKAKKNNSKCLVHCKMGVSRSASTVIAYAMKEYGWSLEKAYNFVKQKRSIAQPNTGFMRQLAEYEGILDASKQRHNKLWRPETDEEGSDDLQATGHCTGGEETPVLREEEAWGGCGASPCRGMGLEMEPLDSLNYNYYFRRLSDSALDSEPSTPVRGPPLLGMERVFIEIEDVERDALLEDEGFPMAHLALPGEGTAAQTCGRLDPLEDMRLRLEFSTLEEEDEEEAKKEEAEMAALAQSPGNSEGKGAGEEAERTEESRLGLANLNTNNSNRLAAKRSCPAAFDDSASTGNPLKVKPSYQSCKECLRLPQGRRCDRPAGGRSHRLNPSRHCTVPSICIDPPGTNFASTPILQSMPTTAVVPPNLVQPCSHLYRCATCAPDVPLVPLANHQKRVSPMSCEETPSDRSSAETVDMDEFGDTVEVQKSRESTGPTIATTAEGLKLQPGGAVELHQQALAPLQMPGLGVDFGLELMHPSAEQLEKLPNLAMEGQLP from the exons CCTCAGCGAGAGCTTCTTCATGGTCAAAGGAGCTGCCCTCTTCCTACAGCAGGGAGGCAGTGCACAAGGACCAAAGACCCCCACTCATCACAAACATGCAG GTGACTTACCTCAGCACCTGCAGGTCATGTTTAAGATCCTTCGGTCTGAAGATCGCATTAAACTG GCTGTCCGGTTAGAGAGCGGATGGTCGGACCGGGTGCGGTACATGGTTGTTATTTATACGAATGGACATCAAGATACAGAGGAAAATATTGTCCTGGGAATGGACTTTACAGACAAGGATGG TAAAAATTGCTCCATTGGAATGGTGCTGCCACTATGGAGTGATACCAACATACATTTAGATGGAGATGG GGGCTTCAGCGTGAATACAGCAGGGCGGTCACATGTCTTCAAACCTGTTTCTGTGCAGGCCATGTG GTCTGCCCTGCAGGTCCTTCACAAAGCATGTGAGGTGTCACGCCGGTTCAATTACTTCCCAGGGGGCATTGCCCTCACATGGATGGCCTTCTATGAGAGCTGCATTACCTCAGAGCAGAGCTGTATTAATGAGTGGAATGCTATGACTGACCTAGAGACCACCCGGCCTGATTCACCCAACATGTTTGTCGATCA GCCAACTGAGCGGGAGAGAACAGAGTGTCTCATTAAAGCCAAGCTACGCAACATCATGATGTTTCAAGACCTGGAGAACATCACATCCAAGGAG ATTCGTAACGAGCTGGAACAGCATATGAGCTGTAACCTCAAAGAGTACAAGGAGTTCATAGATAACGAAATGCTCTTGATCCTGGGTCAGATGGATAAGGCAACACTTATTTTTGATCATGTGTACTTG GGTTCTGAGTGGAACGCCTCAAACCTGGAAGAATTACGTGATTGTGG AGTTGGTTACATCCTTAATGTTACCAGAGAGATCGACAACTTCTTCCCAGGGATGTTTTCTTATCACAACGTCCGTGTGTACGATGAAGATGCCACCGACCTGCTGGCCCACTGGAACGACACCTACAACTTTATTGTCAAAGCAAA GAAGAACAATTCCAAGTGCCTGGTGCACTGTAAAATGGGGGTGAGCCGGTCTGCCTCTACAGTTATTGCCTATGCAATGAAGGAGTACGGCTGGTCTCTGGAGAAAGCCTACAACTTTGTCAAGCAGAAACGGAGTATAGCTCAGCCAAACACGGGATTCATGAGGCAGTTGGCAGAGTATGAGGGAATCCTGGACGCCAG CAAACAGCGTCACAATAAGCTATGGAGGCCTGAGACAGATGAGGAGGGATCAGATGACTTACAAGCCACTGGCCACTGCACTGGTGGCGAGGAGACTCCGGTGCTGAGGGAGGAAGAAGCCTGGGGAGGCTGTGGGGCGTCTCCCTGCAGGGGTATGGGTCTGGAGATGGAGCCCCTTGATTCTCTTAACTATAACTACTACTTCAGGCGTTTGTCAGACTCTGCACTAGACAGTGAGCCCTCCACTCCAGTGCGGGGACCCCCTCTGCTGGGAATGGAAAGAGTTTTCATTGAGATTGAAGATGTAGAGAGAGATGCACTCCTGGAGGACGAGGGATTCCCCATGGCCCACTTAGCCCTGCCTGGTGAGggcacagcagctcagacatgTGGACGTCTTGACCCCCTGGAAGACATGAGACTGAGGCTGGAGTTCAGTAcattggaggaggaggatgaggaagaggcaAAGAAAGAGGAAGCCGAGATGGCAGCCTTGGCCCAATCACCTGGAAATTCAGAAGGGAAGGGAGCTGGAGAAGAGgctgagaggacagaggaaagcCGGTTAGGCCTTGCCAACCTGAACACCAACAACAGCAATCGGCTAGCTGCAAAGCGCAGCTGCCCTGCAGCTTTTGAT GACAGTGCTAGCACAGGGAACCCTTTAAAAGTGAAGCCCTCCTATCAGTCCTGTAAAGAATGCCTGCGTCTGCCACAAGGTCGGCGCTGTGACCGTCCGGCAGGAGGTCGTTCCCACCGCCTTAACCCCTCCCGCCACTGCACTGTTCCCTCCATATGCATAGATCCGCCTGGGACAAACTTTGCTTCCACCCCAATTCTGCAGTCTATGCCAACTACTGCAGTCGTCCCACCTAACTTGGTCCAACCCTGTTCTCACCTCTACCGCTGCGCCACCTGTGCCCCAGATGTCCCGCTTGTTCCACTAGCCAACCACCAGAAACGGGTGTCACCCATGAGCTGTGAAGAGACACCTTCTGACCGCAGTTCAGCGGAGACAGTGGACATGGATGAATTTGGTGACACGGTGGAAGTCCAAAAATCAAGGGAGAGTACAGGGCCCACCATTGCAACTACTGCTGAAGGTTTGAAATTACAACCTGGTGGTGCAGTGGAGCTCCATCAGCAGGCTCTGGCCCCGCTGCAAATGCCAGGACTGGGTGTAGACTTTGGTCTGGAACTCATGCACCCGAGTGCAGAGCAGCTTGAGAAGCTGCCAAACTTGGCCATGGAGGGCCAGCTCCcataa